Proteins encoded together in one Methanobacterium bryantii window:
- a CDS encoding rhomboid family intramembrane serine protease, with protein sequence MILILTAIATSLQFFYPEIINMLSRNPNALLAGQWWRLISPIFINPEGWSQIIFNFSALIFLGIIVEKFYGSFRWLIFYFTAGFTGEIAGYFWQPYSRGSSVAIMGLLGALLVWIILNRRSAPVQIQIWGPVGLIFAVILTFSHNIHGPPILMGALIALLVLQSKMHP encoded by the coding sequence ATGATTCTAATTTTAACGGCAATTGCAACCAGTTTACAGTTCTTTTACCCTGAAATAATTAATATGTTATCCCGGAATCCAAATGCACTTTTAGCGGGGCAGTGGTGGCGTCTGATATCACCTATTTTCATTAATCCTGAAGGGTGGAGCCAGATAATATTCAATTTTTCTGCTCTCATATTTTTAGGTATCATTGTAGAGAAGTTTTATGGAAGCTTCCGCTGGCTCATCTTCTATTTTACCGCAGGATTTACAGGAGAAATTGCAGGTTATTTCTGGCAGCCATACAGCAGAGGTTCATCTGTAGCTATAATGGGGCTTCTCGGCGCCCTGCTGGTTTGGATAATATTAAATCGCAGATCAGCACCTGTCCAAATTCAAATATGGGGCCCTGTAGGATTGATATTTGCAGTTATTCTTACCTTTTCTCATAATATACACGGTCCTCCAATTCTTATGGGGGCTTTAATTGCTTTATTAGTGCTTCAAAGTAAAATGCATCCCTAA
- a CDS encoding CBS domain-containing protein, protein MLEKQKVKEVMTEDVITVSPNEDVVFAFEKLMKYKVSSLPVVDEDGILLGIVTATDLGHNLILDKYELGTTVDKVMVKDVICIGSQDNLKTAVKKMNKYGAGGGIVNQLIVVDDHKIKGIISDGDIIKALRAL, encoded by the coding sequence ATGTTAGAGAAACAAAAAGTTAAAGAAGTGATGACAGAGGACGTTATAACAGTTTCCCCCAATGAAGACGTTGTTTTCGCTTTTGAAAAGTTAATGAAATATAAGGTAAGTTCTCTTCCTGTTGTTGATGAAGATGGAATACTTTTAGGTATCGTGACAGCAACAGATCTTGGACATAACCTGATTCTTGATAAATATGAACTTGGAACAACAGTGGACAAAGTCATGGTAAAAGATGTAATCTGCATAGGTTCGCAAGATAACCTGAAAACTGCAGTTAAAAAAATGAATAAATATGGTGCTGGTGGCGGAATTGTAAATCAACTGATTGTAGTGGATGATCATAAAATAAAAGGTATAATTTCAGATGGAGATATAATAAAAGCATTAAGAGCACTTTAA
- a CDS encoding 2-phosphoglycerate kinase: MIMVEGEVSGKKYREPFSKGVLARSLTRAEMDPNKAYTFASQIEAHLRKEGIKVISLDDLVGIVRARLKEENEEVAEKYGLWKRIRTCKEPLIILIGGASGVGTSSIAFEVANRLGIRNMTSTDIIREVMRKMVSKELLPTLFESSYTAYKSLRIPPSPELDEVIIGFRDHVDTVSVGVEAVIERALKEGVSIVIEGVHIVPGFINEELVSKHNVAMFVLTLQDEEVHKGRFYSRCRQLWARRPLKRYMNYFGAIRKTHKYFENQAQKYDIPVIENIDVTTTIDCIIETITKTYGREEDVRETKS; the protein is encoded by the coding sequence ATGATAATGGTAGAAGGAGAAGTAAGCGGTAAAAAGTATAGAGAGCCTTTTTCTAAAGGAGTCTTAGCACGATCTTTAACTCGAGCAGAGATGGATCCAAATAAGGCATATACATTCGCATCTCAAATAGAGGCACATTTAAGAAAAGAAGGAATAAAGGTTATAAGTCTAGATGACCTTGTAGGAATAGTCCGTGCAAGATTAAAAGAAGAAAATGAAGAAGTAGCTGAAAAATACGGGCTATGGAAACGGATTCGTACATGTAAAGAGCCTCTTATTATATTAATAGGAGGAGCTTCAGGAGTTGGTACATCTTCAATTGCTTTTGAAGTTGCTAACAGGCTTGGAATAAGAAACATGACAAGCACCGATATCATAAGAGAAGTTATGCGTAAGATGGTATCAAAAGAACTGTTACCAACTTTATTTGAATCCAGTTACACTGCTTATAAATCTTTAAGAATTCCACCATCCCCTGAACTGGATGAAGTAATTATTGGATTTAGAGATCATGTCGATACCGTAAGTGTAGGTGTTGAAGCTGTAATTGAAAGAGCACTGAAAGAAGGAGTAAGTATAGTCATTGAAGGCGTTCATATCGTTCCAGGATTTATAAACGAAGAACTTGTAAGTAAACATAATGTTGCCATGTTTGTTTTAACCTTGCAGGATGAAGAAGTTCATAAAGGAAGATTCTACTCAAGGTGCAGGCAGTTATGGGCTCGAAGGCCCTTAAAGAGGTATATGAACTACTTTGGAGCAATACGAAAAACACATAAATACTTTGAAAATCAGGCCCAGAAGTATGATATACCCGTTATTGAAAATATTGACGTTACAACCACGATTGATTGTATAATAGAAACTATTACAAAAACATATGGACGTGAAGAAGATGTTAGAGAAACAAAAAGTTAA
- the mtrA gene encoding tetrahydromethanopterin S-methyltransferase subunit A: protein MAEKKSPAEGWPVINGDYVVGDPESPVAATTLGSHNEQIPVDAGAAIAGPCKTENLGIEKMVANLISNPNIRFLILCGSEVQGHITGQSIEALHANGLDEKRKISGATGAIPFIENIPDEGLERFQQQMEIVSMIDVEDAGQIQGKVKECIEKDPGAYEEEPIAIRLDELEKILSKKEEVAEAET, encoded by the coding sequence TTGGCTGAAAAGAAATCACCCGCAGAAGGATGGCCAGTAATTAATGGAGATTATGTGGTCGGGGACCCTGAAAGCCCTGTAGCAGCGACAACACTCGGATCACACAACGAACAAATTCCAGTAGATGCCGGAGCCGCCATAGCAGGTCCATGTAAAACAGAAAACTTAGGAATCGAAAAGATGGTTGCAAACCTTATATCCAACCCCAACATAAGATTCCTCATATTGTGCGGATCAGAAGTACAGGGACACATTACAGGCCAAAGCATAGAAGCTCTACACGCTAATGGTCTAGATGAAAAAAGAAAAATATCAGGTGCAACAGGTGCAATACCTTTCATCGAAAACATTCCAGATGAAGGGCTAGAAAGGTTCCAGCAGCAAATGGAAATCGTAAGTATGATTGACGTAGAAGATGCCGGACAAATCCAGGGCAAAGTTAAAGAGTGCATTGAAAAAGATCCAGGCGCATACGAAGAAGAACCAATCGCCATAAGACTGGATGAATTAGAAAAAATTCTATCCAAAAAAGAAGAAGTTGCAGAAGCAGAAACATGA
- the hdrB gene encoding CoB--CoM heterodisulfide reductase subunit B, producing the protein MADFAYFLGCIMNNRYPGIEKSSRMMFEKFGITLNDMEGASCCPAPGVFGSFDKTSWLSIAARNITIAEDMGMDIMTECNGCFGTLFETNHELSHDEAAKAKVNEILSEVGREYKGEIKVRHFAEVLYNDVGLDKIAAAITNPLDGLNIAIHYGCHFLRPSADIQIDNAEKPTILDEIVEATGAKSVDYRDKMQCCGAGGGVRSRDLDVALDFTKDKLTNMEAAGADAIVNVCPFCHLQFDVGQTEIKKKTGEEFNIPVFHLAQFLGLAMGYSPEDLTVDVHQIAVDSALEQIAKLDEITGGE; encoded by the coding sequence ATGGCTGATTTCGCATATTTCTTAGGATGTATAATGAACAACAGATACCCTGGAATCGAAAAATCATCAAGAATGATGTTTGAAAAGTTCGGTATAACCTTAAACGACATGGAAGGAGCTTCATGCTGCCCTGCACCAGGTGTATTTGGATCATTCGATAAAACTAGCTGGCTCTCAATAGCCGCAAGAAACATTACCATTGCTGAAGACATGGGAATGGACATAATGACCGAATGTAACGGATGTTTCGGTACATTATTTGAAACTAACCACGAACTTTCTCACGATGAAGCAGCAAAAGCAAAAGTTAACGAAATTCTCTCTGAAGTTGGAAGAGAATACAAAGGCGAAATAAAAGTAAGACACTTCGCAGAAGTATTATACAACGATGTAGGTCTCGACAAAATAGCAGCTGCTATTACAAACCCATTAGATGGACTTAACATAGCTATACACTACGGATGCCACTTCTTAAGGCCATCAGCAGATATCCAAATAGATAACGCTGAAAAACCAACAATTTTAGATGAAATTGTAGAAGCAACCGGTGCAAAATCTGTAGACTACAGAGACAAAATGCAGTGCTGTGGTGCTGGTGGTGGAGTACGTTCAAGAGACTTAGATGTCGCTTTAGACTTCACAAAAGATAAATTAACCAACATGGAAGCTGCTGGTGCAGACGCTATCGTAAACGTATGCCCATTCTGTCACTTACAGTTTGACGTAGGTCAGACCGAAATTAAAAAGAAAACCGGTGAAGAATTCAACATACCTGTCTTCCACTTAGCTCAATTCTTAGGTCTTGCAATGGGATACAGCCCTGAAGACTTAACCGTTGACGTTCACCAGATAGCAGTGGACTCTGCACTGGAACAAATAGCAAAATTAGATGAAATAACTGGCGGAGAATAA
- a CDS encoding inorganic phosphate transporter, whose protein sequence is MGKILDYLIILGVAAGIYLAANIGANDIGNSMGTAVGSGVVKMRQALIVGAAFMFIGAVFLSGNVIKTISGGIVASSFITPMGAVIATLSAGIWVSISIFRRTPVSGSHAMVGSIFGYGIVYAGITHIQWNSLLNIALSWISSPLLGLTVGFVFYYLLRVSLLEKATSMAVRGRLEKIFSYLQIVSSCFAAMGVGAIDIAAATGIMIAVAGSAASSDIRVLGAIGIVSGILVAGNRITGTVGKRITNLVPTRGVSAQIAAASVILLFTFLGMPISPTQTLVGSVIGVGLARKTRDIGGDVVKQIVSSWALTFPICAVISGTLFFVISSL, encoded by the coding sequence GTGGGTAAAATCTTAGACTACCTTATTATACTTGGTGTTGCTGCAGGTATTTATCTTGCGGCTAATATTGGGGCCAATGATATTGGTAACTCCATGGGAACTGCAGTAGGGAGTGGTGTTGTTAAGATGAGGCAAGCCCTTATAGTGGGGGCTGCGTTCATGTTTATTGGAGCCGTATTTTTAAGTGGTAATGTTATTAAAACTATATCTGGGGGTATAGTTGCATCATCATTTATAACTCCTATGGGGGCTGTAATAGCCACATTGTCTGCAGGAATATGGGTTAGTATTTCTATTTTTAGGAGAACTCCTGTTTCAGGGAGCCATGCAATGGTTGGGTCTATTTTTGGATACGGAATTGTTTATGCAGGTATAACTCATATTCAATGGAATTCACTTCTTAATATCGCATTAAGCTGGATTTCATCTCCACTTTTGGGCCTTACAGTTGGTTTTGTGTTTTACTATCTTTTAAGAGTTTCACTTCTTGAGAAAGCAACCAGTATGGCTGTAAGGGGCAGATTAGAAAAAATATTCTCTTATTTGCAGATTGTGAGTTCCTGTTTTGCTGCTATGGGGGTGGGTGCTATAGATATTGCAGCCGCAACAGGTATAATGATTGCAGTAGCTGGAAGTGCTGCAAGCAGCGATATAAGAGTATTAGGTGCTATTGGAATTGTTTCTGGAATTTTAGTTGCCGGAAATAGAATTACGGGTACAGTTGGAAAAAGAATAACTAATTTGGTTCCAACAAGAGGTGTTTCAGCTCAAATAGCAGCTGCTTCTGTTATCTTACTTTTCACATTTTTAGGAATGCCTATATCTCCAACTCAAACACTTGTAGGGTCTGTAATTGGGGTGGGGCTTGCGAGGAAAACCAGAGATATTGGTGGTGATGTTGTAAAACAAATTGTATCTTCATGGGCTCTTACATTTCCGATATGTGCAGTTATATCTGGAACGCTATTTTTTGTTATATCTTCATTATAA
- a CDS encoding CDP-alcohol phosphatidyltransferase family protein, with protein MKINKLILVPTGITAFRIVLSILFLDLLINNMELIAILVFLLAVITDAFDGYYARKLGVSSDYGAYLDITADFILVLVAFLTFIIIGIYPYWLLILIILVFLQFILTSKLKVLVYDPVGKYYGAFLFAVILVTLISPPIFYGFLLIATLLFTTLSLISRYLFFIFRKTVEK; from the coding sequence ATGAAGATCAACAAATTAATCTTAGTTCCAACAGGAATAACCGCGTTTAGAATTGTATTATCCATTCTATTTTTAGACTTGCTTATAAATAACATGGAACTAATTGCAATCCTTGTTTTTTTACTTGCAGTCATTACAGATGCTTTTGATGGATATTATGCCAGGAAATTAGGAGTTTCATCAGATTATGGTGCATATCTTGATATAACTGCCGATTTTATTCTTGTTTTAGTCGCATTCTTAACATTCATAATTATTGGAATCTATCCATACTGGCTGCTGATTCTCATAATTTTAGTATTTTTGCAGTTTATACTGACATCAAAGCTTAAGGTTCTAGTATATGATCCAGTAGGTAAATATTATGGAGCTTTCCTTTTTGCGGTGATTCTTGTTACGTTAATATCACCACCCATTTTTTACGGCTTTTTACTCATAGCTACCCTTTTATTTACCACATTATCATTGATAAGTAGGTATCTCTTCTTTATTTTTCGAAAAACAGTTGAAAAATAA
- a CDS encoding class I SAM-dependent methyltransferase, producing MAESEKHFHHGRSSKEILDSNRVLSAVGLKKGDTFLDAGCGDGYISLTASKIVGNEGKIIAVDVWEESINVFKEKIKSENIKNINAEVANITQKIPVDDESIDILYMGNVLHGFIENNEVETVMKEIQRVIKKGGSFAVVEFKKEESTHGPPLHVRITPEDIEEIVKNYGFTLNKVEEVGTYHYATILTKN from the coding sequence ATGGCAGAATCTGAAAAACATTTTCATCATGGACGTTCAAGTAAAGAAATTCTGGACTCAAATAGAGTTTTAAGTGCAGTTGGACTTAAAAAAGGAGATACATTTCTAGATGCGGGTTGTGGAGATGGATATATATCTCTTACAGCCTCAAAAATAGTTGGCAATGAAGGTAAAATCATCGCTGTTGATGTTTGGGAAGAATCAATTAATGTATTTAAAGAAAAAATCAAAAGCGAGAATATCAAAAATATAAATGCTGAAGTTGCAAATATAACCCAAAAAATACCAGTAGATGATGAGAGTATCGACATACTGTACATGGGTAATGTTCTACATGGGTTTATTGAAAACAATGAAGTTGAAACTGTAATGAAAGAAATACAGAGGGTAATTAAGAAAGGAGGGTCATTTGCTGTGGTTGAATTTAAAAAAGAAGAAAGTACCCATGGCCCACCATTACATGTCAGAATCACACCAGAAGACATAGAAGAAATAGTTAAAAATTATGGATTTACCTTAAATAAAGTAGAAGAAGTCGGTACATATCATTATGCCACAATACTAACTAAGAATTAA
- a CDS encoding metallophosphoesterase family protein, whose product MKILVMGDIHGQCHKIFNYLQKDTVDLIILTGDITHFGPPKLCGDILNEICAFNVPTFAIPGNCDPSGVYGEIENSSAINIHNRSIIIKNIGICGFGGSNPTPFDTPLEFEEMEIYDELKKLMKQIENQEIRILVTHAPPYNTKTDLIPSGDHVGSKSVRKIIEEFQPSLNLCGHIHEAVAIDKIENTIIFNPGEASHGFAGIIDINEDEREIKISPQLINL is encoded by the coding sequence ATGAAAATTCTGGTTATGGGCGATATACACGGACAGTGTCATAAAATCTTTAATTATCTTCAAAAGGACACTGTGGATCTAATAATTTTAACTGGAGATATAACACATTTCGGGCCGCCCAAGTTATGTGGAGACATATTAAATGAAATATGCGCATTTAATGTTCCCACATTTGCGATACCTGGTAACTGCGACCCATCAGGGGTTTATGGGGAAATTGAAAATTCAAGTGCAATTAATATACATAACAGATCAATTATTATTAAAAATATAGGTATTTGCGGGTTTGGCGGCTCAAATCCAACTCCATTTGACACGCCCCTTGAATTTGAAGAGATGGAAATATATGATGAACTTAAAAAGCTGATGAAACAAATTGAAAATCAGGAAATAAGAATACTGGTGACTCATGCACCACCCTACAACACGAAAACTGATTTAATACCTTCTGGAGACCATGTAGGAAGCAAAAGTGTTCGAAAGATAATAGAAGAGTTTCAACCTTCCCTTAACTTGTGTGGACATATACATGAAGCAGTAGCCATTGATAAAATAGAGAATACTATTATATTCAATCCAGGAGAAGCATCTCATGGTTTTGCAGGCATAATAGACATAAATGAAGATGAAAGAGAAATAAAAATATCCCCCCAACTCATAAATCTTTAA
- a CDS encoding archaeosine tRNA-ribosyltransferase yields the protein MLEIKRHDGPARLGNYEELKTPAVFKPGIEFKIIKDEPMPYDVPKELAKWSVSQTIENAKESKEKGIGVIHGGKYLDLRIKCAKELDKLGITTFLVANPKELMRQPWDLVDIIVNIRENINPNAALYFSFVDINFIPLLAYMGVDLFGDFSCDFYAYLNIMQTPSANYDITKYQIYDLDFEELKAYNKNTLDFVIKEIQENIKNMTLRNLVDERCCTSPEAMSALRILDKKYADFLKKYMPLY from the coding sequence ATGCTTGAAATAAAACGACATGATGGTCCTGCAAGGCTTGGAAATTATGAGGAATTAAAAACACCGGCTGTTTTTAAACCTGGTATTGAATTTAAGATTATAAAGGATGAACCAATGCCATATGATGTCCCAAAGGAACTGGCAAAATGGTCTGTTAGCCAGACAATTGAAAATGCAAAAGAAAGTAAAGAAAAGGGTATTGGAGTTATTCACGGCGGAAAATATCTGGATTTGAGAATAAAATGTGCAAAAGAATTAGATAAACTTGGAATCACCACATTTCTAGTAGCAAATCCCAAAGAGCTTATGAGACAACCATGGGATCTGGTTGATATAATAGTAAACATAAGAGAAAATATAAACCCAAACGCAGCACTATATTTTTCATTTGTAGACATTAATTTTATCCCGTTACTTGCTTATATGGGTGTAGATCTATTTGGAGACTTTTCATGCGATTTTTATGCTTATCTAAATATCATGCAAACTCCATCTGCAAACTACGATATCACTAAATATCAGATTTATGATCTGGATTTTGAAGAGCTTAAAGCGTACAATAAAAATACATTGGACTTTGTAATTAAAGAGATACAGGAAAATATCAAAAATATGACCCTCAGAAATTTAGTAGATGAGCGATGTTGCACTTCCCCCGAAGCTATGTCTGCACTTAGAATACTTGATAAAAAATATGCTGATTTTTTAAAGAAATACATGCCTTTATATTAA
- a CDS encoding DUF749 domain-containing protein: MFIATLVGIFKFNELPQEYGPYVKYKASLEKKNIDENEKIAILNISGTESYHVLFLDSYKSTAEIDEELKAADAKLNYNTKKILEGHL, encoded by the coding sequence TTGTTTATTGCTACACTGGTTGGAATATTTAAATTTAATGAATTACCACAAGAATATGGACCATATGTAAAATATAAGGCTTCTCTTGAAAAGAAAAACATTGATGAAAATGAAAAAATCGCCATTCTAAACATAAGTGGTACAGAAAGCTATCATGTTTTATTCTTAGATTCATATAAAAGCACAGCTGAAATAGACGAAGAACTAAAAGCAGCTGATGCAAAACTTAATTACAACACTAAAAAAATACTGGAAGGACACTTATGA
- a CDS encoding ABC transporter permease, producing the protein MKFMSIASKDLKELLRDRRGLFFILLFPLFFMLIFGFAYGNMGENNEPHSIAVVNYDQGVTMPGGTNINFGDKTTDTLKDVQYPENDTNMFNVTLTSEAEADNLVKQRSVDAEIIIPENFSKSISTLTPSTVIVRGDTGYSGFGITQAMLSSVLGEYQTKLAAKIENNGNNQSEQLIQGKIEGLPGTESFTAFDYLAPGMMVFAILMLATSVATILTREVESGTLKRLKLSKMTSFDFLFGGLLPWSLVAAAQVLILFAVAIGIGFHWQGGIESIILSVIIGIIGGIASISLGMIIASFARSPPQAGQLGTLVAVPLTFMVGAFFQLPQMVIGSFMGQQIQVYDILPWYHVANALRYVLTYTVSWDTIMYQIVWAVVLSAILFVIGVFLFSRNRLRPDNS; encoded by the coding sequence ATGAAATTCATGAGTATAGCTTCAAAAGATTTAAAGGAACTTTTAAGGGACAGAAGAGGATTATTCTTTATACTGTTATTCCCACTATTTTTTATGTTAATTTTTGGATTTGCATATGGGAATATGGGTGAAAACAATGAACCACATAGTATTGCAGTAGTTAACTATGATCAGGGCGTGACAATGCCCGGTGGAACCAATATAAACTTTGGGGACAAGACTACAGACACGCTAAAGGATGTCCAGTATCCTGAAAATGATACAAATATGTTTAATGTCACTTTAACATCAGAGGCAGAGGCAGATAATCTTGTAAAACAGAGAAGTGTAGACGCAGAAATTATAATTCCAGAGAATTTCTCTAAATCTATTTCAACTTTAACACCGTCAACAGTTATCGTCCGTGGTGATACTGGTTATTCCGGATTTGGAATTACTCAAGCCATGTTATCAAGTGTTTTAGGAGAATATCAAACTAAATTAGCCGCTAAAATCGAAAATAATGGAAATAATCAATCAGAACAGCTTATTCAAGGCAAAATAGAAGGATTGCCAGGAACAGAATCTTTTACAGCCTTTGACTATCTTGCACCTGGAATGATGGTATTTGCAATATTAATGCTTGCAACCAGCGTAGCGACAATACTAACAAGAGAAGTAGAAAGTGGAACCCTTAAACGTCTGAAACTCTCTAAAATGACCTCATTTGATTTCCTATTTGGCGGTCTTTTGCCATGGTCACTTGTTGCGGCTGCACAAGTATTAATTCTCTTTGCAGTGGCTATAGGGATAGGATTCCACTGGCAGGGAGGTATTGAGTCAATTATACTATCAGTGATCATTGGTATAATCGGAGGTATAGCTTCCATATCTCTGGGAATGATCATAGCATCCTTTGCAAGAAGCCCCCCACAGGCAGGTCAGCTTGGAACTCTAGTAGCAGTACCTTTAACATTCATGGTTGGTGCATTCTTCCAGCTGCCGCAGATGGTAATTGGCAGTTTCATGGGACAGCAAATCCAGGTTTATGATATTCTCCCATGGTATCATGTTGCAAACGCGCTGCGTTATGTTCTGACATATACCGTTAGTTGGGATACTATCATGTATCAAATAGTTTGGGCAGTTGTTCTTTCAGCCATTCTTTTTGTTATAGGAGTATTCCTATTTTCAAGAAACAGATTAAGGCCAGATAATAGTTAA
- the hdrC gene encoding CoB--CoM heterodisulfide reductase subunit C — protein MRTLKKLKNFLTGGEAEKEEDENKSESELSEIVKEEKQPVESETKQQTAPAVEEVKKEPVVEAEPAVENKPSEVEVKTETIGEAPAIEETPIVEEVEPVMEEAEAAEEDKPSEVEVKTETAVEENVEEPAASEEAEIIEETKKDEPKPKGSESMSLLNKEANLIRAEEVEPGFKQEIIDAGAETVALCYQCGTCTGSCPSGKRTPYRIRNIIRKSLMGLKSEVMEDDSLWECVTCYACQERCPRGVAIVDVVKILRNMQSQAGKMAQAHKMTGVFVLKTGHGVPINDATMALRKKVGLNELPPTTHEFPEALEEVRTILKKTGFDTLIGYNWETGEIE, from the coding sequence ATGAGAACCTTAAAGAAACTAAAAAATTTTTTAACTGGGGGAGAGGCAGAGAAAGAGGAAGATGAAAATAAATCTGAATCTGAATTGTCAGAAATCGTCAAAGAGGAAAAACAACCAGTTGAATCAGAGACAAAACAACAAACTGCCCCTGCAGTAGAAGAAGTTAAAAAAGAGCCTGTTGTAGAAGCTGAACCTGCTGTAGAAAATAAACCTTCAGAAGTTGAAGTTAAAACTGAGACTATTGGAGAGGCACCTGCAATAGAAGAAACACCTATAGTAGAAGAAGTTGAACCTGTAATGGAAGAAGCTGAAGCTGCTGAGGAAGATAAACCTTCAGAAGTTGAAGTTAAAACCGAAACTGCTGTAGAAGAGAATGTTGAAGAACCTGCTGCTTCAGAAGAAGCAGAAATCATTGAGGAAACTAAAAAAGACGAACCCAAACCCAAAGGAAGTGAAAGTATGAGTTTACTTAATAAAGAAGCAAATCTAATACGCGCTGAAGAAGTAGAGCCAGGATTTAAACAGGAAATAATAGATGCTGGTGCAGAAACTGTAGCTTTATGTTACCAGTGTGGTACTTGTACCGGATCATGTCCATCCGGAAAAAGAACCCCTTACAGGATAAGGAATATCATAAGAAAATCCCTCATGGGACTCAAAAGTGAAGTTATGGAAGACGACAGTCTCTGGGAATGTGTTACCTGCTACGCATGTCAGGAAAGATGCCCAAGGGGAGTAGCAATTGTAGATGTTGTTAAAATTTTAAGAAACATGCAGTCCCAGGCAGGAAAAATGGCACAGGCACACAAAATGACTGGAGTATTCGTACTTAAAACCGGACACGGTGTACCTATAAACGACGCCACAATGGCATTAAGGAAAAAAGTTGGATTAAATGAATTACCACCAACCACACACGAATTCCCAGAAGCATTAGAAGAAGTAAGAACAATACTCAAGAAAACAGGATTCGACACTTTAATCGGATACAACTGGGAAACAGGAGAAATAGAATAA
- a CDS encoding DUF6790 family protein — MIYIFLMVTLIGAVLHLFLSKTRTKNRIFEVFLLWFLVVMVGIGSIWAFMGHVFFADMVAAAIGWPAGSPFQFEVGIANLSYGILGLLCWKFRDNFWTAAVIAISTFYLGDAYGHIANIMQTGNIAAGNAGYALYADILVPLVLICLLIAYKATFKKPNELIEQEDDYLPKST; from the coding sequence ATGATTTATATTTTCTTGATGGTGACATTAATCGGCGCTGTTTTACATTTATTTTTAAGTAAAACAAGGACAAAAAATAGAATATTTGAAGTGTTTTTGTTATGGTTTTTAGTTGTAATGGTTGGAATTGGTTCGATATGGGCATTTATGGGACATGTATTTTTTGCAGATATGGTTGCAGCAGCCATAGGATGGCCTGCTGGAAGTCCGTTCCAGTTTGAAGTTGGAATCGCTAATTTATCCTACGGAATTCTTGGTCTTTTATGCTGGAAATTCAGGGATAATTTCTGGACAGCTGCGGTAATAGCAATATCTACATTCTATCTTGGAGATGCCTATGGTCACATTGCCAATATAATGCAAACCGGAAATATAGCAGCAGGGAACGCGGGCTATGCATTATATGCAGATATTTTAGTACCCCTCGTATTGATATGTCTTTTAATTGCATACAAAGCTACTTTTAAAAAGCCAAATGAATTAATAGAACAAGAAGATGATTATTTACCAAAAAGCACTTAA
- a CDS encoding DUF2096 domain-containing protein — protein sequence MTELPMEQTWLVLVELLTDLRKRGTQIPDEVPKTVRLAKTTINFYKADPTNPDMINEIKRINDFLNSVQNTLLDLAEEVGKDYKDEWLNKLMRASRGERVVEKEENAPKFAVGVPSGFSMVKVTFQEPLSEERLNDIAEEYGVIIEFEEDDVVAIYGDQDNVKASLKEIASFFQK from the coding sequence ATGACTGAACTGCCTATGGAACAAACATGGTTAGTTCTTGTTGAACTTTTAACTGACCTTCGAAAACGTGGAACCCAAATTCCAGATGAAGTACCCAAAACTGTGAGATTAGCAAAAACTACCATAAATTTTTACAAAGCAGACCCTACTAACCCAGACATGATAAACGAAATAAAAAGAATAAATGATTTTCTAAATTCAGTTCAAAATACTCTTCTTGATCTTGCTGAGGAAGTAGGTAAAGATTACAAAGATGAATGGCTTAATAAACTTATGAGGGCTTCAAGAGGGGAAAGAGTAGTTGAAAAAGAGGAAAATGCACCTAAATTTGCTGTTGGAGTTCCTTCCGGATTTTCAATGGTAAAAGTTACCTTCCAGGAGCCTTTATCAGAGGAAAGGTTAAATGATATTGCTGAAGAATATGGAGTTATAATAGAATTTGAAGAAGATGACGTGGTTGCAATTTATGGGGATCAAGACAACGTTAAAGCAAGTTTAAAAGAAATAGCTTCATTTTTCCAGAAATAA